A region from the Enterobacter roggenkampii genome encodes:
- the ldtD gene encoding L,D-transpeptidase encodes MLLKKKCGRQLSALSLCLAVMFAPLLTAQADEPEIVPTDSSATTGAQPTSLSQPLEQSPATAIMAGIKPLPEGIDAESLSQQLQSGLPSGYTPVYLNQLTLLYAARDMKPMWENRDAVRAFQQQLAEVAIAGFQPQFTKWVELLTDPAVTGQARDVVLSDAMMGYLQFVAGIPVNGNRWLYSDKPYKLATPALSVINQWQLALDNGELPRFIASLAPAHPQYATLHQSLLALVGDSRPWPQMRGAATLRPGQWSSDVPALREILTRSGLLEGGPHIALPGDDPQNAAVSPSAPVKEKKAIAVSNKPAAYDRELVAAVKQFQAAQGLGADGVIGQTTRDWLNVSPAQRAGVLALNIQRLRLLPGILSTGIMVNIPAYSLVYYQDGSEKLASRVIVGRPDRKTPMMSSALNNVVVNPPWNVPPTLARKDILPKVWNDPGYLERHGYTVMRGWNSKEAIDPYMVDWSTITASNLPFRFQQAPGAHNSLGRYKFNMPSSDAIYLHDTPNHNLFQKDTRALSSGCVRVNKASELANMLLQDAGWNDTRISDALKQGDTRYVNIRHNIPVNLYYLTAFVGEDGRTQYRTDIYNYDLTARSGAQILPKAEQLIR; translated from the coding sequence ATGTTGCTTAAGAAAAAATGTGGTCGTCAGCTGTCGGCGCTAAGTTTATGTCTGGCAGTGATGTTTGCTCCACTGTTAACCGCCCAGGCCGATGAGCCTGAAATTGTGCCGACTGACAGCTCGGCAACGACGGGCGCGCAGCCTACGTCGTTGTCCCAGCCGCTGGAGCAATCTCCGGCGACGGCGATAATGGCCGGTATTAAGCCGCTGCCGGAAGGCATCGACGCCGAATCGCTCAGCCAGCAGCTGCAGTCGGGGCTGCCGTCAGGCTACACGCCTGTCTATCTCAATCAGCTCACGCTGCTTTATGCCGCCCGCGATATGAAACCGATGTGGGAAAACCGCGATGCAGTGCGTGCCTTTCAGCAACAGCTGGCGGAGGTCGCAATTGCAGGGTTTCAGCCGCAGTTTACAAAGTGGGTTGAGCTGTTAACCGATCCTGCCGTAACAGGGCAGGCTAGAGATGTGGTGCTTTCCGATGCCATGATGGGTTACCTGCAGTTCGTGGCGGGTATTCCGGTCAATGGCAACCGCTGGCTGTACAGCGATAAGCCGTACAAGCTCGCGACGCCAGCGCTGTCGGTGATTAACCAGTGGCAGTTAGCCCTCGATAATGGCGAACTGCCGCGCTTTATTGCCAGCCTCGCACCGGCGCATCCACAATACGCCACGCTTCACCAGTCGCTCCTCGCGCTGGTGGGCGACTCGCGCCCATGGCCGCAGATGCGCGGCGCCGCGACGCTGCGTCCGGGGCAGTGGAGCAGCGATGTGCCTGCTCTGCGCGAGATCCTGACGCGCTCGGGTCTTCTTGAAGGCGGGCCACATATCGCCCTGCCAGGCGACGATCCGCAAAACGCGGCGGTCAGCCCGTCAGCGCCCGTGAAAGAGAAAAAAGCGATTGCCGTCAGCAATAAACCCGCAGCATACGATCGCGAGCTGGTTGCGGCAGTGAAGCAATTCCAGGCCGCTCAGGGACTGGGAGCCGATGGCGTCATTGGCCAGACGACGCGAGACTGGCTGAACGTATCGCCTGCGCAGCGGGCAGGGGTGCTGGCGCTCAATATCCAGCGTTTGCGCCTGCTGCCGGGAATCCTTTCTACCGGCATTATGGTTAACATTCCGGCGTATTCCCTGGTCTATTACCAGGACGGTAGCGAAAAACTGGCGTCGCGCGTGATTGTCGGGCGTCCGGATCGCAAAACACCGATGATGAGCAGCGCGCTCAATAACGTAGTCGTTAACCCGCCGTGGAACGTGCCGCCGACGCTGGCGCGTAAAGACATTCTGCCGAAGGTCTGGAACGATCCGGGTTATCTGGAACGCCATGGCTATACGGTGATGCGTGGATGGAACAGTAAAGAGGCTATCGATCCTTATATGGTCGACTGGTCGACAATCACGGCTTCTAATCTGCCGTTCCGTTTCCAGCAGGCACCCGGGGCGCATAACTCTTTAGGGCGTTACAAATTCAATATGCCGAGTTCAGACGCTATCTATCTGCACGATACGCCGAACCACAACCTGTTCCAGAAAGATACGCGCGCGCTGAGTTCTGGCTGCGTGCGTGTGAACAAAGCCTCGGAGCTGGCCAATATGCTGCTGCAGGATGCGGGCTGGAACGATACGCGCATTTCGGATGCCCTGAAACAAGGGGATACGCGTTACGTTAATATTCGGCACAATATTCCGGTCAATCTTTACTATCTGACGGCGTTTGTGGGCGAAGACGGGCGGACTCAGTACCGTACAGATATTTACAATTATGATCTCACCGCGCGATCCGGCGCACAAATTTTGCCAAAAGCGGAACAATTAATCAGGTAA